One region of Halalkalicoccus tibetensis genomic DNA includes:
- a CDS encoding sugar porter family MFS transporter — MNVIDTALNADREHGTFVYVVAFIAALNGLLFGFDIGVISGALLYINETFTLTPFLEGVVTSSMLIGAMIGAAIGGRLSDRYGRRWVTFGGAVVFFVGSFGMALAPTLEWLIAWRVIEGVAVGVASMVGPLLIAEMAPPDIRGALGFLQQLMITLGILLAYVTNYLFAPAFLGIIGWRWMLLFGAVPAAVLAAGTYFLPETPRWLIEKGQTEEARRVLSRIRAKSDVDDELDEIREISEIESEGGLSDLLEPWVRPALIVGVGLAIIQQFAGINTILYYAPTILTNIGFGDIASLVGTVGIGIVNVLLTFVALLLVDRVGRRPLLLVGTGGMAVMLGILGLGFFLPGLSGIIGYITLGSMVLYVGFFAISLGPVFWLMISEIYPLHIRGTAEGTASVFNWGANFTVALTFLPLVDRIGEGYSFWILGGFCVLSFVFIYTRVPETMDRSLEEIENDLRSSTIVGADTDPSD, encoded by the coding sequence ATGAATGTAATCGATACTGCTCTCAACGCTGACCGCGAGCATGGGACCTTTGTATACGTCGTTGCCTTCATCGCTGCACTCAATGGGTTACTGTTTGGCTTCGACATCGGCGTTATTTCCGGGGCATTGTTATACATCAACGAAACGTTCACTCTGACGCCGTTTCTCGAAGGCGTAGTCACCAGCAGTATGCTCATCGGTGCGATGATCGGCGCGGCGATCGGGGGCCGATTATCCGACAGATACGGCCGGCGTTGGGTGACGTTTGGAGGCGCTGTTGTGTTCTTTGTCGGTTCGTTCGGTATGGCTCTCGCGCCGACGCTTGAGTGGCTTATCGCGTGGCGCGTGATCGAAGGTGTCGCCGTGGGCGTCGCGTCCATGGTCGGGCCTCTCTTGATCGCTGAGATGGCCCCTCCGGACATCCGAGGGGCACTCGGATTCCTTCAACAACTAATGATCACGCTCGGTATTCTACTGGCATATGTCACTAATTATCTGTTTGCTCCCGCATTCTTGGGGATCATCGGGTGGCGCTGGATGCTGCTATTCGGAGCTGTACCAGCGGCCGTTTTAGCAGCCGGAACATACTTTCTGCCCGAAACACCACGATGGCTTATCGAGAAGGGGCAAACTGAGGAGGCTCGTCGCGTCTTATCACGCATCCGGGCGAAGTCTGACGTCGATGATGAGCTCGATGAGATTCGCGAGATCAGCGAGATCGAATCGGAGGGGGGCTTGTCCGACCTCTTAGAACCATGGGTTCGCCCGGCGCTCATCGTCGGGGTCGGGCTGGCAATCATTCAGCAGTTCGCTGGGATCAATACGATCCTCTATTACGCACCGACGATCCTCACGAACATCGGATTTGGCGATATTGCGTCACTTGTTGGAACAGTCGGAATCGGCATCGTCAACGTCCTCTTGACGTTTGTCGCTCTCCTATTAGTGGATCGTGTCGGACGACGACCGCTGTTGCTCGTCGGAACCGGTGGAATGGCCGTTATGTTGGGTATTCTCGGTCTCGGGTTCTTCCTACCCGGTCTCTCGGGGATCATCGGCTACATTACACTGGGAAGTATGGTCCTATACGTTGGGTTCTTCGCGATCAGCCTTGGGCCGGTGTTCTGGCTCATGATTTCGGAAATTTACCCGCTCCACATCCGTGGCACGGCGGAGGGCACTGCTAGTGTCTTCAACTGGGGTGCGAACTTCACCGTCGCACTGACATTCCTCCCATTGGTCGACCGAATCGGCGAAGGCTACTCGTTCTGGATCCTCGGTGGCTTTTGTGTCCTGTCGTTCGTCTTCATCTACACGCGCGTCCCAGAGACGATGGATCGTTCGCTCGAGGAGATCGAAAACGATCTCCGCTCGAGCACTATTGTTGGCGCTGACACGGATCCGTCTGATTGA
- a CDS encoding SPFH domain-containing protein — MIPLVPLQATLTLTFVALLLLFLAIVTVWQMVEIVDATEKRALTVFGEYRKLLEPGIHFIPPFVSATHRFDMRTQTLDVPSQEAITIDNSPVTADAVVYIRVMDAKRAFLEVDDYKKAVSNLAQTTLRAVIGGMELDDTLSRREQINARIREELDEPTDEWGIRVESVEVREVTPSQGVKGAMEQQTSAERKRRAMILEAQGERRSAVEKAEGDKQSNIIRAQGEKQSQILEAQGDAVSTVLRARSAESMGERAIIEKGMETLESIGQGESSTFIMPQELTSLVGRYGKHLTGSDTKLDEGQLDSRDFDEETRKLLGLDDIADMIAGIEEEAQPDLEAMEREADAIKQGEDVDPGSNADVEVSETEAEYEME, encoded by the coding sequence ATGATTCCCCTCGTCCCGCTGCAGGCGACACTCACGCTGACGTTCGTCGCGTTGTTACTCCTGTTTCTCGCCATCGTCACCGTCTGGCAGATGGTCGAGATCGTCGACGCGACCGAGAAACGTGCCCTGACCGTCTTCGGCGAGTACCGCAAACTCCTCGAACCGGGCATCCACTTCATCCCGCCGTTCGTTTCGGCGACCCACCGCTTCGACATGCGGACCCAGACCCTCGACGTGCCGAGCCAGGAGGCGATCACGATCGACAACTCGCCGGTGACCGCGGACGCCGTCGTCTACATCCGCGTGATGGACGCCAAACGCGCGTTCCTCGAGGTAGACGACTACAAGAAAGCCGTCTCGAACCTCGCTCAGACGACGCTACGGGCCGTCATTGGGGGTATGGAACTCGATGACACGCTCAGTCGACGCGAACAGATCAACGCACGGATCCGCGAGGAACTCGACGAGCCGACCGACGAGTGGGGGATCCGCGTCGAGTCCGTCGAAGTCCGCGAGGTCACGCCGTCCCAGGGTGTGAAGGGTGCCATGGAGCAGCAGACCTCCGCGGAGCGCAAGCGACGGGCGATGATCCTCGAGGCACAGGGCGAACGCCGTTCGGCCGTCGAGAAGGCGGAGGGTGATAAGCAGTCGAACATCATCCGCGCGCAGGGTGAAAAACAGAGCCAGATCCTCGAGGCTCAGGGTGATGCGGTCTCGACCGTTCTGAGAGCGAGATCCGCCGAATCGATGGGCGAGCGCGCCATCATCGAGAAGGGGATGGAGACCCTCGAATCGATCGGCCAGGGTGAGTCGAGCACGTTCATCATGCCCCAGGAGCTGACCTCGCTGGTCGGGCGCTACGGCAAACACCTCACCGGCAGCGACACCAAACTCGACGAGGGCCAGCTCGATAGCCGTGACTTCGATGAGGAAACCCGTAAACTGCTTGGACTCGACGACATCGCCGACATGATCGCTGGGATCGAGGAGGAAGCACAACCGGACCTCGAGGCAATGGAACGGGAGGCAGACGCGATCAAGCAGGGCGAGGATGTCGACCCCGGATCCAATGCCGACGTCGAGGTGTCGGAAACCGAAGCCGAATACGAGATGGAGTAG
- a CDS encoding PIN domain-containing protein translates to MIEDTSFIIDILQDESDAVRSLDIIESEQRPERLASITVLELYEAVPQLDVPEERRQKILAVLDSRHAVPADAKIMRKAGKLSGELISSGQEIDREDCIIAATALLHDEPIVTRNVDHFERIDGLDVRTY, encoded by the coding sequence ATGATCGAGGACACCTCGTTTATCATCGACATCCTCCAGGATGAGTCCGATGCTGTACGCTCTCTCGACATCATCGAATCCGAACAGCGGCCAGAACGCCTTGCCAGCATTACCGTCCTCGAGCTTTACGAGGCCGTCCCGCAGTTGGATGTCCCGGAAGAGCGCCGCCAGAAAATACTAGCTGTCCTCGACTCCCGCCATGCTGTACCTGCTGACGCGAAGATAATGCGAAAGGCCGGGAAACTCTCAGGTGAACTTATCTCATCTGGACAAGAAATCGACCGTGAAGATTGTATCATTGCCGCTACTGCTCTTCTCCACGACGAGCCCATCGTGACCCGGAACGTTGACCACTTCGAGCGTATTGATGGTCTCGACGTACGAACATACTGA
- a CDS encoding small multi-drug export protein — translation MSQVIAFVDAAGVLEETGGVFRYVLVFLLAMVPAVEPFVVIPVGIGLGLDPIATGFAAFAGSVTAVGLIVGFQHRLVGWWRQRSGNDGTHSSGRAGRARRVWERYGLVGFSFVGPILAGIHLAALIAITVDGRPHRVVIWLTVGLGAWTVALVAGSVAGLSVLGLS, via the coding sequence ATGTCACAGGTAATAGCGTTCGTCGACGCCGCAGGCGTACTTGAGGAGACGGGGGGCGTCTTCCGGTACGTCCTCGTTTTCCTGCTCGCGATGGTTCCGGCGGTCGAACCATTCGTCGTGATCCCGGTCGGGATCGGACTCGGACTGGATCCCATCGCGACGGGATTCGCCGCGTTCGCTGGCAGCGTCACCGCTGTCGGGTTGATCGTCGGCTTTCAGCACCGGCTCGTCGGCTGGTGGCGTCAGCGGTCTGGAAACGACGGGACACACTCAAGCGGTCGAGCCGGCCGCGCGCGTCGCGTGTGGGAGCGGTACGGACTCGTCGGATTTTCCTTCGTCGGTCCGATACTGGCGGGGATCCACCTCGCGGCGCTGATCGCGATCACGGTCGATGGCCGTCCACACCGCGTCGTCATCTGGCTGACGGTCGGACTCGGCGCCTGGACGGTCGCGCTTGTCGCTGGCTCGGTGGCCGGCCTCTCCGTTCTCGGGTTGTCGTAG
- a CDS encoding transposase — MVTVTVTAKFHQPTRSRRREWQDAMHVYRDTKQGLVDGWASGELGMSVTTASIDNDLYSAVQNQAIREAKAEYKRDGWMDYTAAQPFATNNQNWKLETTDNGSVVVGFPCISQWWYTPIHVHDEIREPVERVLEGEAKKSRLQVYRRGDEWFCSFTVEYDTVPEGETPIGVDIGERHILAAHALGADGSMLVSGKEARYVRRKYRSLRDSLQEAGALRARNRVGNKEHRRIRDLNHTLSRRLVDFADQFENPVVRIETLEGIRDRTEWSGVHSWHFHQLQTFITYKAEQAGIRVETVDPAYTSQDCSSCGERGSRNGDHFRCDSCGYERHADLNAAANIGKREGEPCTA; from the coding sequence ATGGTCACGGTCACTGTAACCGCGAAGTTCCATCAACCAACCCGCTCGCGCCGACGGGAATGGCAAGACGCCATGCACGTCTACCGCGATACCAAACAGGGATTGGTCGATGGGTGGGCTTCCGGCGAACTCGGTATGTCCGTGACCACTGCCAGCATCGATAACGACCTCTACTCGGCGGTTCAGAACCAAGCCATTCGAGAGGCGAAAGCCGAGTACAAACGCGACGGGTGGATGGACTACACCGCTGCCCAACCGTTCGCTACGAACAACCAGAATTGGAAACTCGAAACAACCGATAACGGTTCAGTCGTCGTCGGCTTCCCGTGTATCTCGCAGTGGTGGTATACGCCGATTCACGTCCATGACGAGATACGCGAACCCGTCGAACGGGTGCTCGAAGGCGAGGCGAAGAAGTCCCGCCTTCAGGTCTACCGCCGGGGAGACGAATGGTTCTGTTCGTTCACCGTCGAATACGACACCGTTCCCGAAGGCGAGACGCCCATCGGTGTAGACATTGGCGAGCGTCACATCCTCGCCGCGCACGCCCTCGGAGCGGACGGATCAATGCTGGTTTCGGGTAAAGAGGCGCGATACGTCAGACGGAAATATCGTTCCCTACGCGATTCGCTTCAAGAAGCGGGGGCACTTCGTGCTCGCAACCGCGTGGGTAACAAAGAACACCGTCGTATCCGCGACCTCAATCATACCCTCTCGCGTCGGCTGGTCGATTTCGCCGACCAATTCGAGAATCCGGTGGTACGGATTGAAACGCTCGAAGGCATCCGCGACCGAACGGAGTGGTCAGGTGTCCATTCGTGGCACTTCCACCAGCTTCAGACGTTCATCACCTACAAGGCCGAACAAGCCGGTATCCGCGTCGAAACGGTTGACCCGGCGTATACGAGCCAAGACTGTTCTTCATGTGGTGAACGCGGTTCGCGGAACGGCGACCACTTCCGATGTGATTCGTGCGGCTACGAACGTCACGCGGACTTGAACGCCGCCGCGAACATCGGGAAACGAGAGGGGGAACCATGCACGGCCTAA
- a CDS encoding DUF5828 family protein: protein MEESISGFKVRGTWADIIEHGECITRLLRDAGTHTASGKPNSSYPDAFAEWDEWRPKPHDQLEDAISEKTAEQASVDEGTGEKADESPTEDIQTAGEKLTESSEELEEDDDESPADKAGESMEHAARAADTAGRKALRKVEETVYDQVMTQISPYYFDNELVSANLEQVTTGDEEEFIFEINVNDDDLKSVISERLTDEDAID from the coding sequence ATGGAAGAGAGTATCTCAGGATTCAAGGTCCGCGGCACATGGGCCGACATCATCGAACACGGCGAGTGTATCACGCGCTTGCTCCGGGATGCAGGGACTCATACGGCATCGGGCAAACCGAATTCAAGCTACCCCGACGCGTTTGCGGAGTGGGACGAGTGGCGTCCCAAGCCCCACGATCAACTTGAAGACGCCATCAGCGAGAAAACCGCTGAGCAGGCCAGCGTCGATGAGGGAACAGGCGAGAAGGCCGACGAATCACCTACCGAAGACATTCAGACTGCCGGGGAGAAGCTTACCGAGTCCTCGGAAGAATTGGAAGAAGACGATGACGAGAGTCCAGCCGATAAAGCAGGCGAATCCATGGAACACGCCGCCCGGGCAGCCGACACGGCAGGACGAAAAGCCCTCCGGAAAGTCGAAGAGACCGTCTATGACCAAGTGATGACCCAAATCTCACCGTATTATTTCGACAATGAATTGGTGAGTGCCAACCTCGAACAAGTCACGACCGGTGATGAGGAGGAGTTCATCTTTGAGATCAATGTGAATGATGACGATCTGAAAAGCGTGATCTCTGAGCGCCTCACCGACGAGGACGCGATCGACTAA
- a CDS encoding PIN domain-containing protein has protein sequence MKVLDATFLIDYLDGFEATRRFYEEHGGNQTRWIVPVPALAEVLVGEGNLLNGDVNGARMDLAWADVQSIDEQTAVTAGQIADEIAPGGPYLDGPDALITAVGRELDAPVVSGDGDLTHAATKQVIAVEEY, from the coding sequence ATGAAGGTTCTCGATGCGACCTTTCTGATCGATTATCTCGACGGCTTTGAGGCGACTCGCCGCTTCTACGAGGAACACGGTGGTAATCAGACCCGCTGGATCGTCCCGGTCCCTGCGCTTGCAGAGGTCCTCGTCGGTGAGGGAAATCTTCTGAACGGAGATGTCAATGGTGCCCGTATGGATCTCGCCTGGGCCGACGTTCAGTCCATCGATGAACAGACAGCCGTTACAGCAGGGCAGATCGCTGACGAGATCGCACCGGGCGGTCCATACTTAGACGGTCCCGACGCACTGATCACTGCGGTGGGACGCGAGCTCGATGCACCGGTGGTCTCCGGAGACGGCGATCTCACACACGCAGCGACGAAGCAAGTCATCGCGGTCGAAGAGTACTGA
- a CDS encoding antitoxin VapB family protein, whose translation MGIADKQIRVSETVKRKIERRRQEGESYNDVLERILTEENTGDFEDGFGRWSDEEAKKVRERRQKAKERRKSRMRERTGDTV comes from the coding sequence ATGGGTATTGCGGACAAGCAGATTCGAGTGAGTGAGACAGTGAAGCGAAAGATCGAACGCCGACGACAGGAAGGTGAAAGTTACAACGACGTTCTTGAACGCATTCTCACCGAGGAGAACACTGGTGACTTCGAGGATGGATTCGGGCGGTGGTCCGATGAGGAAGCTAAGAAGGTACGTGAACGACGTCAGAAAGCAAAGGAACGACGAAAGAGTCGAATGCGCGAACGGACTGGAGACACCGTATGA
- a CDS encoding PIN domain-containing protein, which translates to MYCPDTNFLIDYLDKEHEASEDAKALLEANTDREYRIPSVAFFEVLRAGARLRGAAGVADLIEQLNWADHLPLTPSAAREAALIDGELEQSGQKINLGDVLIAGTVREASGMLVTRDSHFQNVDGLDVKRY; encoded by the coding sequence GTGTACTGTCCTGACACGAACTTTCTGATCGATTATCTCGACAAAGAGCACGAGGCGTCTGAGGACGCGAAAGCGCTCCTCGAAGCGAATACAGATCGAGAGTATCGAATCCCCTCGGTCGCCTTTTTTGAGGTCCTCCGCGCTGGCGCTCGTCTTCGCGGCGCGGCTGGTGTCGCCGATCTAATCGAGCAACTAAATTGGGCTGATCACCTTCCACTCACCCCGTCCGCCGCTCGCGAAGCCGCACTTATCGACGGCGAGCTCGAACAGTCCGGCCAGAAGATCAACCTCGGGGACGTCTTAATCGCGGGGACCGTTCGCGAGGCAAGCGGGATGCTCGTTACTCGAGATAGCCACTTTCAGAACGTCGACGGTCTCGACGTTAAACGATACTGA
- a CDS encoding helix-turn-helix domain-containing protein: MAKPGPSPTVTPEDVLEEFRSRNDPNEPLTAPEIADRLGCSRTTALKRLRELAERGDVASKKVGGRSRVWWLPSTESDRDLLKGYGSWTGTSLGEAVDETREQLDENLREDERVLS, encoded by the coding sequence ATGGCAAAGCCGGGTCCATCACCGACGGTAACGCCCGAGGACGTTCTCGAGGAGTTCCGTTCGCGAAACGATCCTAACGAACCGCTCACCGCTCCCGAGATCGCCGACCGGCTCGGCTGTTCGCGAACGACCGCACTCAAGAGACTTCGCGAGCTCGCCGAGAGAGGCGACGTCGCCTCGAAGAAAGTCGGTGGCCGCTCGCGGGTTTGGTGGCTCCCATCGACCGAGTCCGACCGCGACTTGCTGAAAGGCTATGGATCATGGACGGGAACCAGCCTTGGCGAAGCTGTTGACGAAACGCGCGAGCAGCTAGACGAGAACCTGCGAGAGGACGAACGTGTACTGTCCTGA
- a CDS encoding deoxyribodipyrimidine photo-lyase, translating to MTVLFWHRTDLRLRDNRALEKALQTAHKRGTVVQPVFVLNPQFYSKDTLACDARIRFLHQCLESLRDQYRTHGSELTFLHGESIEQLLSIPAQDSNPDSTATEQSESIFYTRHPTARYGERRDRRLHEQATGSELTHAVSPHAVYEIVVEGQRAVYKCSTGPTGRER from the coding sequence ATGACAGTTCTGTTCTGGCATCGTACTGATCTTCGTCTTCGGGATAATCGAGCGCTCGAGAAAGCACTGCAGACTGCCCACAAAAGGGGGACGGTCGTCCAACCAGTCTTCGTCCTCAATCCACAGTTCTACTCTAAGGACACGTTAGCCTGCGATGCTCGGATTCGATTCCTCCACCAGTGTCTCGAGAGTCTTAGAGACCAGTATCGTACCCATGGCTCGGAACTAACCTTCCTCCATGGAGAGTCAATCGAACAATTGCTTTCAATTCCAGCACAGGACTCTAACCCCGACTCCACTGCTACTGAGCAATCGGAGTCGATTTTCTATACTCGCCATCCGACCGCTCGCTATGGTGAGCGACGTGATAGAAGACTCCACGAACAAGCCACTGGTTCAGAACTAACCCATGCTGTCTCTCCCCACGCAGTCTATGAAATCGTTGTCGAGGGGCAACGTGCGGTCTACAAATGTTCTACGGGCCCAACCGGAAGGGAGAGATGA
- a CDS encoding carboxypeptidase-like regulatory domain-containing protein: MIFTPCIIRIFSFSDTTIEVDSSKNEEADEAEADDEETDSTDKTDVNQMYTVTVSVADSDGEAIESADVEFVHDDAIIFNTRENVETDSDGIATFETESNSNVEITAEASGYEEADASLTISQDEDVTLTLEAVPVAPEDTEDAATDETEHVDAGETEQADDSAASVDEEDVEETDTSGADEDESEETQEESEEQESLSDEEVEVLFESLAAEEEIDA; the protein is encoded by the coding sequence GTGATATTCACACCTTGTATAATTAGAATCTTCTCATTTTCCGATACTACTATCGAAGTTGATTCTTCTAAGAACGAGGAAGCAGACGAAGCTGAAGCCGACGATGAAGAAACCGATAGTACGGATAAGACTGACGTCAATCAGATGTATACTGTAACCGTCTCTGTCGCTGATAGTGATGGGGAAGCAATCGAAAGCGCTGATGTCGAGTTCGTGCACGATGATGCGATCATTTTCAACACTCGAGAGAACGTTGAGACTGATTCTGACGGGATCGCTACCTTTGAAACTGAATCTAATAGTAATGTAGAGATTACGGCTGAGGCCAGTGGATACGAAGAAGCGGATGCCAGTCTCACGATCTCTCAAGACGAAGATGTCACTCTAACCCTTGAAGCAGTGCCAGTGGCACCAGAGGACACTGAGGACGCAGCTACTGACGAAACAGAGCACGTTGATGCCGGTGAGACTGAGCAAGCTGATGATAGTGCAGCGAGCGTTGATGAAGAAGACGTTGAGGAGACTGACACCAGTGGGGCTGATGAAGATGAATCCGAGGAAACACAAGAGGAGTCCGAAGAGCAAGAAAGTCTCTCGGATGAGGAAGTAGAGGTCCTGTTCGAATCGCTTGCAGCAGAGGAAGAAATTGACGCCTAA
- a CDS encoding glycoside hydrolase family 9 protein, whose product MDEKLELFRSEFMRMIAGATVVGSTGIAASSTQAAAEDSSDPDDLDVDPIYPLEEDTKIDQVGYLPKEPKIGMVTIDATTFHVRDAVSDESVYTGELSDPISDANSGDTVRHADFSSVTIPGEYVLDVEDTTLSYDFTISDGVFDTALMQAGRVYTLMRSGMHLDDPLTGAQYAAGHEDDAEAELFFSDDYYDEGDSIDVSGGWYDAGDYGKYIPPASVTVGQLLLTYEQYSEKFGADQFCLPHETSDSDEDLPDLLREVKFNLEWMERMQRPDGGIYHKVAGDEFPDLDVTPSEDTQQRYVFGFSTFGTGFYAGAMAMASRIYEEYDEAFAERLLSNAQGAYQYLQDNPDPEFRFDEGQDSGSGPYRKDTDDEERLWAAAELLKTTNDPEYDEYLTSSLTDQLEAQPTTITWSDARTLGLWAYYTSDENTTEFAETIQQNFREYADDLVEHINEDGYRVALETDEYVWSSTKIAVAKGMNLLLANEITADQAYVNGALDQLHYAFGRNTNSTSYMTGAGNTPARNVHDRIMVSTGYYLPGHVVGGPNAQTDNQDPILQRRLAEESPAPAEAYYDDVQSYATNEFAIDYTAPVVFVLAHFASSDPELDELDYLRS is encoded by the coding sequence ATGGACGAAAAACTCGAACTCTTCCGAAGCGAATTCATGCGGATGATAGCTGGAGCCACAGTAGTAGGTAGTACAGGGATCGCTGCATCGAGTACACAGGCAGCTGCAGAGGACTCATCCGATCCGGACGATCTGGATGTCGATCCGATCTATCCACTTGAAGAAGATACGAAGATCGATCAAGTTGGGTATCTACCCAAGGAGCCCAAGATCGGTATGGTTACGATCGACGCAACCACGTTCCATGTTCGAGATGCGGTCAGCGACGAGAGCGTGTACACTGGCGAGTTATCGGACCCGATCTCGGACGCTAACTCGGGGGATACAGTCCGTCATGCGGATTTCTCATCGGTAACTATTCCTGGAGAGTATGTGTTAGATGTCGAAGATACGACTCTTTCCTATGATTTCACCATTAGCGACGGTGTGTTCGATACCGCTCTAATGCAAGCAGGACGAGTCTACACTCTCATGCGGTCGGGAATGCACCTCGATGATCCGCTTACGGGCGCACAGTACGCAGCGGGACATGAAGATGATGCGGAAGCAGAGCTGTTCTTCTCGGATGACTACTACGATGAGGGCGATTCGATCGATGTTAGCGGTGGGTGGTACGATGCAGGTGACTATGGGAAATATATCCCCCCTGCATCAGTTACTGTCGGACAGTTGTTGTTGACCTACGAACAGTACTCCGAAAAGTTCGGTGCTGATCAGTTCTGTCTTCCCCATGAGACATCCGACTCCGACGAGGATCTGCCCGACCTCCTTCGAGAGGTGAAGTTCAATCTCGAGTGGATGGAACGGATGCAGCGGCCAGATGGAGGGATCTACCACAAGGTTGCGGGTGATGAATTCCCCGACCTTGACGTCACGCCGAGCGAAGACACACAGCAGCGCTATGTGTTCGGATTCTCGACGTTCGGCACAGGATTCTATGCGGGAGCGATGGCAATGGCTTCTCGAATCTATGAGGAATACGACGAAGCATTCGCTGAGCGACTCCTCTCGAACGCACAGGGCGCCTATCAGTATCTCCAAGACAATCCTGATCCAGAGTTCCGGTTCGACGAAGGTCAGGATAGTGGCTCAGGTCCTTATCGGAAGGATACCGACGACGAGGAACGTCTCTGGGCAGCGGCCGAGCTACTGAAGACGACGAACGATCCGGAGTACGATGAGTATCTCACAAGCTCACTAACTGACCAACTCGAAGCACAGCCAACGACGATCACCTGGTCCGATGCACGGACGCTGGGGCTGTGGGCCTACTATACGAGCGATGAGAACACCACTGAGTTTGCAGAGACGATACAGCAGAACTTCCGTGAGTACGCTGATGACCTCGTTGAGCACATCAACGAGGACGGATATCGAGTTGCACTCGAAACTGACGAGTATGTGTGGTCTTCGACAAAAATAGCCGTCGCGAAGGGTATGAACCTCTTGCTAGCAAACGAAATAACAGCTGATCAAGCGTACGTGAACGGGGCATTAGACCAGCTTCACTATGCCTTTGGTCGCAACACCAACAGCACTAGTTACATGACCGGGGCAGGTAACACACCTGCAAGAAACGTTCATGATCGGATCATGGTTAGTACCGGCTATTACCTGCCAGGACACGTCGTCGGGGGACCAAATGCACAGACGGATAACCAGGATCCGATCCTGCAGCGCCGTCTTGCCGAGGAGTCGCCTGCTCCAGCAGAAGCTTACTACGATGATGTCCAGTCATATGCAACTAATGAATTCGCGATCGATTACACCGCTCCAGTGGTCTTCGTACTGGCGCACTTCGCCTCATCTGATCCCGAACTCGATGAGCTCGACTATCTCCGATCCTGA
- a CDS encoding antitoxin VapB family protein, translated as MATKTISLDEEAYERLKARKREGESFSEVVKRIAGERSWSEVTGILSEDEADDLEAIIEDGRERSRNRRDRLADDLRGTE; from the coding sequence ATGGCGACCAAAACGATCTCGCTTGACGAAGAAGCCTACGAACGGCTCAAAGCCCGCAAACGGGAGGGGGAGTCATTTTCGGAGGTCGTCAAACGAATCGCAGGCGAACGGTCCTGGTCCGAGGTCACAGGTATCCTCTCTGAGGACGAGGCGGACGACCTCGAAGCGATCATCGAGGATGGACGGGAACGCTCTCGTAACCGCCGCGACCGTCTCGCTGATGACCTTCGAGGCACGGAATGA